A section of the Shimia isoporae genome encodes:
- the pnp gene encoding polyribonucleotide nucleotidyltransferase produces the protein MFEVSKKSMQWGEETLTLETGKVARQADGCVIATLGETSVMAAVTFAKAPKPGQDFFPLTVHYQEKYYAAGKVPGGFFKREARPTEKETLTARLIDRPIRPLFVDGFKNEVLVMCTVLSHDLVNDPDIVAMIAASAALTISGAPFMGPIAGARVGFEDGDYILNPTVDDMQDLRNNPDQRLDLVVAGTKDAVMMVESEAYELSEAEMLGAVKFAHDSIQPVIDLIIDLAEEAAKEPFDFQAPDYADLFEAVKAAGEEQMRAAFAITDKQERTAAVAAAREAIKEALTEEQLEDANLGSALKKLEAGILRGDVVKTGTRIDGRKTDEVRDIVSEVGLLPRTHGSALFTRGETQGLVVTTLGTGDDEQIIDALHGNFRSNFLLHYNFPPYSVGEAGRVGPPGRREVGHGKLAWRALQAVLPAATDFPYTVRVVSEITESNGSSSMASVCGGSLSMMDAGVPLKSAVAGVAMGLILEDSGDYAILTDILGDEDHLGDMDFKVAGTENGITSLQMDIKVAGITPEIMEKALAQAKEGRMHILGEMNKALSGASEFSVHAPRIETMNIPTDKIREVIGSGGKVIREIVEVSGAKVDINDDGVIKIASPNGEAIAKAYEMIHAIVAEPEEGAIYTGKVVKIVDFGAFVNFFGKRDGLVHVSQIENRRLNHPSDVLKEGQEVKVKLLGFDDRGKVRLSMKVVDQETGEEIVPEKKEKKED, from the coding sequence ATGTTCGAAGTTAGCAAAAAATCCATGCAGTGGGGCGAAGAGACGCTCACGCTGGAAACGGGCAAAGTCGCCCGTCAGGCCGACGGCTGTGTTATCGCCACTCTGGGTGAAACCTCCGTTATGGCCGCAGTGACCTTTGCAAAGGCACCCAAGCCCGGCCAGGATTTCTTCCCCCTGACCGTGCACTACCAAGAGAAATACTACGCAGCCGGTAAAGTACCGGGCGGTTTCTTCAAACGCGAAGCGCGCCCGACCGAAAAAGAAACACTGACTGCACGCCTGATCGACCGTCCGATCCGTCCGCTGTTCGTTGATGGTTTCAAAAACGAAGTTCTGGTGATGTGCACCGTGCTTTCCCACGATCTGGTGAACGACCCTGATATCGTCGCAATGATCGCGGCCTCCGCGGCTCTTACCATTTCCGGTGCACCATTCATGGGCCCGATCGCCGGCGCGCGCGTTGGTTTCGAAGATGGCGATTACATCCTGAACCCGACCGTCGACGACATGCAGGACTTGCGCAACAATCCGGATCAGCGTCTGGACCTCGTTGTTGCGGGCACCAAAGATGCCGTGATGATGGTCGAATCCGAAGCCTACGAACTGTCCGAAGCAGAAATGCTTGGCGCAGTTAAGTTCGCTCACGACTCTATCCAGCCGGTTATCGACCTGATCATCGACCTAGCCGAAGAAGCCGCAAAAGAGCCGTTTGATTTCCAGGCACCGGACTACGCCGACCTGTTCGAAGCGGTTAAGGCCGCTGGTGAAGAGCAGATGCGCGCAGCATTCGCCATCACCGACAAGCAGGAGCGCACTGCCGCTGTCGCCGCTGCTCGTGAGGCCATCAAGGAAGCTCTGACCGAAGAGCAACTCGAAGATGCGAACCTCGGTTCTGCCCTGAAGAAACTCGAGGCCGGCATCCTGCGCGGCGACGTTGTGAAAACCGGCACCCGCATCGACGGTCGTAAGACCGACGAAGTACGTGACATCGTGTCCGAAGTCGGCCTTCTGCCACGTACCCACGGTTCTGCTCTCTTCACCCGCGGTGAAACTCAGGGTCTGGTCGTGACAACGCTGGGCACCGGCGACGATGAGCAAATCATTGACGCCCTTCACGGCAACTTCCGCTCCAACTTCCTTCTGCACTACAACTTCCCACCCTATTCGGTTGGTGAAGCTGGTCGCGTTGGCCCTCCCGGCCGTCGTGAAGTTGGCCACGGCAAACTGGCATGGCGCGCGCTGCAGGCAGTTCTGCCAGCCGCAACCGACTTCCCGTACACCGTGCGTGTGGTTTCCGAGATCACCGAATCCAACGGTTCCTCGTCGATGGCATCCGTCTGCGGCGGCTCGCTGTCTATGATGGACGCAGGCGTTCCGCTGAAATCCGCTGTTGCGGGTGTGGCAATGGGCCTGATCCTCGAGGACTCCGGCGATTACGCGATCCTGACCGACATTCTGGGTGACGAAGATCACCTCGGCGACATGGACTTCAAAGTGGCAGGTACCGAAAACGGCATCACCTCGCTGCAGATGGACATCAAAGTCGCAGGCATCACGCCTGAGATCATGGAAAAGGCGCTGGCACAGGCCAAGGAAGGCCGGATGCACATCCTCGGCGAAATGAACAAGGCGCTCTCCGGCGCGTCCGAGTTCTCGGTCCACGCACCGCGCATCGAAACCATGAACATCCCGACCGACAAGATCCGTGAAGTGATCGGTTCCGGTGGCAAGGTCATCCGCGAGATCGTTGAAGTCTCCGGCGCCAAAGTCGACATCAACGACGACGGCGTGATCAAGATTGCATCGCCCAACGGCGAAGCCATCGCCAAGGCCTACGAGATGATCCACGCGATCGTTGCAGAGCCGGAAGAAGGCGCGATCTATACCGGTAAAGTCGTGAAAATCGTCGACTTCGGTGCCTTCGTGAACTTCTTCGGAAAACGCGACGGTCTGGTGCACGTTTCTCAAATCGAGAACCGTCGCCTGAACCATCCGTCCGACGTTCTGAAAGAAGGTCAGGAAGTGAAAGTCAAACTGCTTGGCTTCGACGACCGCGGCAAAGTCCGCCTGTCCATGAAAGTTGTGGATCAGGAAACCGGCGAAGAGATCGTTCCGGAAAAGAAAGAGAAGAAAGAAGACTAA
- a CDS encoding methyl-accepting chemotaxis protein: MKDMNDLDGIRAKGVKALFGVNILLGIVALGSALALGKSVVPFAVPSLVFVLIGAWALRGGHALHHRIAATLGGACQVTLVIAAFAGHSWQMDAHMIFFAYIPMSAAMLCPASIVAAAVAALVHHLGLTFVMPSLVYPSVGLWENILRSLFHGTVVIAEAGALFYGVKRNVIRMQDLNAEKARLSEVMDTLSEEKAIIEAKEQAASEVVDRLHVGLAKVAKGNLDAEIAETFSAEYEDLRMSFNAAVDSLSGIISSVTTVSKQIGIDSTELAEVSSSVATSTEKQADALSRVTDSVEHIADGMQIAVGKAEDMQQRFDSTRTVTQSGTEVVRQAVETMDEIEQSSSQIDHVVALIEDIAFQTNLLALNAGVEAARAGEAGAGFAIVASEVRALAHRSAEAAQNINKLISQSNEHVGVGVSLVRQVGDALETILSEVNEVSGYITEIAAISNQQAESVQDIRGSMQTLGMETQGNAARSEEASASTSSLDASVEKLVDGLSGFVVKGGEPKEKSAGFRSARAA; encoded by the coding sequence ATGAAAGACATGAACGACCTTGATGGTATCCGCGCAAAGGGTGTCAAAGCTCTTTTTGGTGTGAACATTCTTTTGGGGATTGTGGCACTGGGATCGGCTCTCGCGCTGGGTAAGAGTGTTGTTCCCTTTGCGGTTCCCAGCCTTGTGTTTGTCCTGATCGGTGCTTGGGCGCTGCGTGGCGGCCACGCGTTGCATCACCGCATTGCGGCCACTCTGGGTGGCGCGTGCCAAGTTACATTGGTCATCGCAGCTTTTGCCGGCCATTCGTGGCAGATGGACGCGCATATGATCTTTTTCGCCTATATTCCAATGAGTGCAGCGATGTTGTGCCCGGCGTCTATTGTCGCCGCGGCGGTTGCCGCGCTGGTGCACCACCTTGGTCTGACGTTTGTCATGCCCTCGCTGGTGTACCCGTCGGTAGGGCTTTGGGAAAACATATTGCGATCCCTGTTTCACGGAACAGTGGTGATCGCGGAAGCCGGTGCGCTGTTTTATGGGGTGAAGCGCAATGTGATCCGGATGCAGGACCTCAACGCGGAAAAGGCGCGTTTGTCAGAAGTGATGGATACCCTGTCTGAGGAAAAGGCGATCATTGAAGCCAAGGAGCAGGCGGCAAGCGAAGTTGTGGACCGGCTGCACGTAGGTCTGGCGAAAGTAGCCAAGGGCAACCTGGACGCGGAAATCGCCGAGACGTTCTCTGCTGAATATGAAGATCTGCGTATGAGCTTCAACGCGGCTGTGGACAGCTTGAGCGGGATCATCAGCTCTGTCACGACGGTTTCCAAACAGATTGGCATCGACTCCACCGAGCTTGCAGAAGTGTCTTCCAGCGTGGCGACCAGCACCGAAAAACAGGCGGACGCCCTGAGCCGTGTAACAGACTCCGTCGAACATATCGCGGACGGTATGCAGATCGCCGTTGGCAAAGCGGAAGACATGCAGCAACGTTTCGACAGCACACGCACGGTGACCCAATCCGGTACCGAAGTGGTGCGTCAGGCCGTTGAAACCATGGATGAGATCGAACAGTCTTCCAGCCAGATCGACCACGTTGTGGCCTTGATCGAAGATATCGCGTTCCAGACCAACCTGTTGGCGCTCAACGCTGGTGTTGAGGCTGCGCGGGCGGGCGAGGCGGGGGCCGGTTTTGCAATCGTGGCCTCCGAGGTTCGCGCGTTGGCGCATCGTTCGGCGGAAGCGGCGCAAAACATCAACAAGCTGATCAGCCAAAGCAACGAACATGTGGGCGTTGGCGTATCGTTGGTTCGTCAGGTTGGTGATGCGCTTGAAACCATTCTCAGCGAAGTGAACGAAGTGTCTGGCTACATCACCGAGATTGCAGCGATCTCCAACCAACAGGCTGAATCGGTTCAGGATATCCGAGGGTCGATGCAGACGCTGGGTATGGAAACGCAAGGCAACGCGGCCCGCTCGGAGGAGGCATCTGCCTCCACCTCCAGCCTGGATGCGTCTGTCGAAAAACTGGTTGATGGCCTGAGCGGGTTTGTCGTCAAAGGCGGCGAACCGAAGGAAAAATCGGCCGGGTTCCGGAGCGCACGCGCCGCTTAA
- a CDS encoding peroxiredoxin has product MGLRINDTVPNFTAETDQGTITFHDWIGDSWAILFSHPKDFTPVCTTEFGAVAQLADEWAARGTKVIGVSVDGVEDHKGWKKDIESFAGTEAGFPIIADDGLEVSKAFDMLPAEAYLPDGRTPADSATVRSVFIIGPDKQLKLSMTYPMTVGRNFGEVLRALDALQTSAKENVATPANWTPGADVVIPVAVSDEDATVKYGSFTTHFPYLRTTKLPG; this is encoded by the coding sequence ATGGGTCTTCGAATCAATGACACTGTGCCGAATTTCACGGCGGAAACCGATCAGGGCACGATCACTTTTCACGACTGGATTGGTGACAGCTGGGCCATTCTGTTTTCCCACCCGAAAGATTTCACTCCAGTTTGCACAACCGAATTTGGTGCGGTCGCGCAATTGGCGGATGAATGGGCCGCGCGTGGCACCAAAGTAATTGGCGTTTCAGTTGATGGCGTCGAGGATCACAAGGGCTGGAAGAAAGACATCGAATCCTTTGCCGGCACCGAGGCGGGGTTTCCCATCATCGCGGATGACGGGCTCGAGGTGTCCAAAGCTTTCGACATGTTGCCTGCCGAGGCCTATTTGCCAGACGGGCGTACACCGGCAGACAGCGCGACCGTACGTTCTGTGTTCATCATTGGGCCGGACAAACAGTTGAAGCTTTCGATGACCTATCCGATGACCGTCGGTCGCAACTTTGGCGAAGTTCTTCGTGCATTGGATGCGCTGCAAACATCGGCCAAGGAAAATGTCGCGACTCCGGCGAACTGGACACCGGGGGCGGATGTGGTGATTCCCGTGGCCGTCAGCGACGAAGACGCCACGGTGAAGTATGGAAGCTTTACGACGCACTTCCCATATTTGCGTACAACCAAGCTGCCCGGCTGA
- a CDS encoding aldehyde dehydrogenase family protein yields MIEKRDFYINGAWVAPASANDFNVIDPATEEVCAVISIGDQADTDAAVAAARAAFPAWAATPLEERVALVKKLRDIYVARRADMAEAMRMEMGAPIDLAMSGQWGSGTWHLDGFLEALEGFEFEYAMGSDRMRKEPIGVCAMITPWNWPMNQVFLKAIPALLVGCTMVLKPSEIAPLSSIVFTEMMDEAGFPAGVFNMVNGDGVGVGSQLSAHPDVDMVSFTGSTRAGIAISKAAADSLKRVSLELGGKGANLIFADADEKAVKRGVIHCMQNSGQSCNAPTRMMVESARYAEAVEQAKATAEATATGPTTESGRHIGPVVSELQFNKIQGLIETGIKEGATLVAGGLGRPEGVNKGYYVRPTVFADVTPDMTIYREEIFGPVLAITPFENEDQAVQMANDTVYGLTNYVQTQDDEKRLRVARQLRSGMVETNGVSRVNGSPFGGYGQSGNGREGGEWGLDEFCEIKSISGVPMS; encoded by the coding sequence ATGATCGAGAAACGCGATTTTTACATCAACGGTGCGTGGGTCGCCCCCGCATCCGCAAACGACTTTAATGTCATCGACCCCGCAACCGAAGAGGTTTGCGCAGTAATTTCAATTGGCGATCAAGCCGACACCGACGCCGCAGTTGCTGCCGCGCGCGCAGCTTTCCCGGCATGGGCTGCGACCCCGCTTGAAGAACGCGTCGCGCTGGTCAAGAAACTCCGTGACATTTACGTGGCACGCCGTGCCGACATGGCAGAAGCCATGCGCATGGAAATGGGTGCGCCCATCGATCTGGCCATGTCAGGTCAGTGGGGTTCCGGAACATGGCACCTCGACGGCTTCCTCGAAGCTCTTGAAGGCTTCGAGTTCGAATACGCGATGGGCAGCGACCGCATGCGCAAAGAACCCATTGGCGTCTGCGCAATGATCACCCCGTGGAACTGGCCGATGAACCAGGTGTTCCTCAAGGCGATCCCGGCCCTTCTTGTTGGCTGCACCATGGTTCTGAAACCCTCTGAAATTGCACCTTTGTCCTCCATCGTCTTCACGGAAATGATGGACGAAGCTGGCTTCCCCGCCGGTGTCTTCAATATGGTGAACGGCGACGGTGTTGGTGTTGGCTCACAACTGTCAGCGCATCCTGACGTGGACATGGTCTCGTTTACCGGATCGACCCGTGCAGGCATCGCCATCTCCAAAGCCGCCGCCGACAGCCTCAAGCGCGTCAGCCTCGAGCTGGGTGGCAAAGGCGCGAACCTGATCTTCGCGGATGCCGACGAAAAAGCAGTCAAACGTGGCGTGATCCACTGCATGCAAAACTCCGGTCAGTCCTGTAACGCGCCAACTCGCATGATGGTGGAAAGCGCGCGGTACGCGGAAGCGGTTGAGCAGGCCAAGGCAACAGCCGAGGCTACCGCCACCGGTCCGACGACTGAGTCCGGCCGCCACATTGGCCCGGTCGTGTCCGAACTGCAGTTTAACAAGATTCAGGGACTGATCGAGACCGGCATCAAAGAAGGTGCAACTCTCGTTGCCGGCGGTCTCGGCCGTCCGGAAGGCGTAAACAAAGGCTATTACGTGCGTCCAACGGTCTTCGCAGATGTCACGCCGGACATGACGATTTACCGCGAGGAGATTTTTGGCCCTGTTCTGGCGATCACCCCTTTTGAAAACGAGGATCAGGCGGTCCAGATGGCCAACGACACGGTCTATGGCCTGACCAACTATGTTCAGACTCAGGACGACGAGAAACGGTTGCGCGTGGCTCGCCAACTGCGTTCCGGTATGGTAGAAACAAATGGCGTCAGCCGGGTGAATGGCTCGCCCTTCGGCGGCTACGGACAGTCCGGCAACGGCCGCGAAGGCGGCGAATGGGGTCTGGATGAGTTCTGCGAGATCAAGTCGATCTCCGGCGTCCCCATGAGCTAA